From the Rhizobium sp. SL42 genome, the window TTGAGAACTGCGGCGACAGCACCCGTTTCCAGCTCTCGTCCAATGTGACGTCCGATTCAGCCATGCAAAATCCTGCCCGTGCCATTTCGATCCCCCTTGATTGGAGGACGCCGGCTCTGTCTGTCAAGCATGGGCCGGATTCGTCAACGACGAGATCGAGGGGCAGCGCGCGGGCCGCCCCTCCGGGCTTGACGGGGGGAGGTTAGATCGAGCCAGCTGCCATTTCCGAGGCGATGTGTTCCGCCTGCCGGATGGCCAGGGATACGATGGTCAATGTCGGGTTTTCAGCCGCACCGGTGGTGAACTGGCTGCCGTCCGAGATGAACAGGTTCTTGATATCGTGGCTGCGGCCGAACTTGTTGACGACGCCATCCTGCGCTTTCTCGCTCATCCGGTTCGTACCCAGATTGTGGGTGGAGGGGTAAGGCGGCGTCGGGAAGGTACGCGTCGCGCCGACCGCCTCATAGATCGCCATGCCCTGTTTGAAGGCGTGGTTGCGCATCGCTTCGTCGTTCGGATGGTCGGTGAACCAGACATCCGGGATCGGCATCCCGTATTTGTCCTTCAACTCGCCATGCAGTTTCACCGCGTTCTGCTCCTGCGGCATGTCCTCGCCGACGATCCACAGACCGGCCATATTGGCATACTGGTCCATCGCCGAGGCAAAGGAACGTCCCCAGCCGCCCGGATCGAGGAAGGCGGCCATGAACGGTATGCCGAGCGCCAGCGTCTCCAGTTCATAGCCGCCGACAAAGCCGCGCGACGGATCATGCTTGGCCTCGTCGCGGACGATGCCGGCCATGGTCGTGCCGCGGTAGAAATGCACCGGCTTCTCGAACACGCCGTAGACCGAGCCGGTCGTGTGGCGCATGTAGTTCTTGCCGACCTGGCCGGACGAATTGGCAAGACCATCGGGAAACATCGACGACGCCGAATTGAGCAGCAGCCGCGGACTCTCGATGGAATTGCCGGCGAGACAGACGATCCGCGCCTTCTGGCTGTGCAGCTTGCCATCCTTGTCGGCGTAGACCACGGCAGTCACCTTGCCGGTGGCGTCATGTTCGATCTTGACGACATGCGCGTTCGGCCTCACTTCGAGCTTGCCGGTCGTCTCGCCCTTGGGGATTTCCGTGTAGAGCGTCGACCACTTGGCGCCCCACTTGCACCCCTGGAAACAGAAGCCGGTCTGCTGACAGCTCATCCGGTCGTCGCGATCGGCCGAATTGATCGCCATGTTGCCGGTGTGACATTCCTTGTAGCCCAGCTTGTCGGCGCCGGCTTTCAGGATCTTGAAATTGTTGTTGCCCGGAAGCCCCTCGATGCCGTTGGTGCGGGTCACGCCCATCTTGTCCTCGGCCTTGGCGTAATACGGCTCCAGTTCGGCAAGCGTGATGGGCCAGTCGAGCAGATTGGCGCCTTCGACCTTGCCGTAGTTGGTCAGGGTCTTGAACTCGTGCTCCTGGAACCGCAACGATGCCCCGGCCCAATGCGTTGTCGTTCCGCCGACGGCCTTGACGATCCAGGCCGGCAGGTTGGGAAAATCCTTCGACACCTGCCAGCCGCCGCCGGTTGTGCGGTTGTCGAGCCAGGCAAGCTGGGAAAAGCTGTCCCATTCGTCGTTGATGAAGTCTTCGTGTTCGATGCGTCCGCCCGCTTCGAGAATGACGACGTCGATGCCCTTCTGGGCAAGTTCGTTGCCGAGCGTTCCGCCGCCCGCACCCGAACCGATGATGACGACCACAGTGTCGTCGTTGAGATCGTAAGGCGCTGCCATGATTTCCTCCCAGGAATGTCAATTCTGCATGTCGAGACTGCGCCGCCACTCCCTTCCCATGCGTGATGGGCCTCCTCGGGTGGCGATGCTGCTTGCAATGCTATCTGCCGCCGCATCCGCGGCCCTTAGAGCCACTCGATGTCGTTGAAACCACGCTCGATATAGCCGCCCTTCGAATAGGACTCGCCCTCGTAGCCGAAGATCGGCCACAGCTCCTTCTGGTTATAGAGGCTGACCACAAGATCGCCGCGGATCGCCTGGAAGAAGGGTGTCGTTTCGATATCGCGCAGGATGGCAACGCGGTCGTCTTCCCAACCCAGCCCGCGATAGCCGCCGGCGCCCGCCCGCTTGTCGAGATCGGCAATGCCGTCTTCGATCAGCGTCTTGTGGGCGTCTTCCTTGGCCGCGCGCTGGTCCTGCCCCTTCACCGCAATCGCGTAGAATCGGTCGGCAAGCTGGTCATGCGGATAGATGTCGCGGGCGAGCTGGATCAGCGTCGCCATGCTGTCCGGCTTCAGCGCCGTGGTCTCCAGCCCCCAGGCATTCTGCGGGCTGATGACCGCCGTCCCGCTGATCACCAGCGCCGCGCCGATGCTGCCGCGCTTCAAAAGCTCGCGGCGGGACAGGCCTTTCGTCTTTTCGTACACTGTTACCACGTCAGTCTCCTCCCAAAGTCCTGTGGTTGTCGGCAGGCCGGTTGCTCCGGCCTGCATTGGGCGGCGCGGATAGCCGCGCGACCCCTTGTCGAAATGGTGCCCGGCTCGGTCCTCCAACCCAGCCGGACAAGGCCGTCATTTGTACCGGCCGTGCCGCTGCAAGACCTCGATCTTGTAGCCGTCGGGATCGGTCGCGAAGAAGAAGCGCGCGAGAAGGGCTCCGTCCCGATTGAAATCGACGATTTTTCCGGGGTTCAGTCCGAGGGCGGTAAACCGCTGATGCTCGCTATCGAGATCGCTGACCGAAACGGCAAGGTGGCCGTAACCATCGCCCAGATTGTAGGGTTCCGTCCGCCCCTTGTTGACCGTCAGCTCCAGCTCGAATTCGCTCTCGTCACTGCTGAGATAGATCAGCGTGAAGGTGTCGAAATCCAGCCTTTCGGCAATCGAAAGCCCGAAAGCCTTTCCGTAGAAATCGACGGACCGCGCTTCATCGAGCACGCGCACCATCGAATGGATCATCTTGGCCAAGTCAAACTCCTGCGTCTGCACCAAATCATGCAATGATCAGAGTGTGCTACCGGGAAGCCCGCTACGGGTAGCAGCCCATTACCGCATGGCCGATTTTGCTGGTCCGGGAGCCGAATTCAGCGCCGATCGGACAAGCACTTATGAGAAAGATCGAAATTGACCGCTGTGCATGCCGGTCGCATACTGGGCGTCAAAACAAGAAACGATGGAGGAAATAGGCATGTGTGAGGTTTTTGCCGGACAGGATCCTGCCCGCTACCGCGCCGTCAACCGATCGGTGCGCATCGGCGGTCATTCGACCAGCATCCAGATCGAAGCGGCCTTCTGGGATCTCATTGATGAAATCGCCGCCGGCCAGTCGCTGTCGACATCGCGCTTCCTGTCGACGCTTTACGACGAGGCGCTGGAAATCAACGGCCAGGTCAGCAATTTCGCGTCGCTGCTGCGCACGAGCTGTCTGATCTACCTGATGGGCAAGGCGCAGCATCCGGAAAGCCCGCCGCAATTTCACATCATCGCGGCCGAATAAGAAAAAGCGCGGCCCGGAGAACCGGACCGCGCCTTGATTTCGGCAAACCGTCTTGGGTCGGCGCCGAATATTATTCGGCAGCCTGCAGTTCCGGCTGCAGCACCGGCCGCACGGCCGGCTCCTTAAGCACCTTGCCGCCAAGGGCTGCATG encodes:
- a CDS encoding GMC family oxidoreductase, whose translation is MAAPYDLNDDTVVVIIGSGAGGGTLGNELAQKGIDVVILEAGGRIEHEDFINDEWDSFSQLAWLDNRTTGGGWQVSKDFPNLPAWIVKAVGGTTTHWAGASLRFQEHEFKTLTNYGKVEGANLLDWPITLAELEPYYAKAEDKMGVTRTNGIEGLPGNNNFKILKAGADKLGYKECHTGNMAINSADRDDRMSCQQTGFCFQGCKWGAKWSTLYTEIPKGETTGKLEVRPNAHVVKIEHDATGKVTAVVYADKDGKLHSQKARIVCLAGNSIESPRLLLNSASSMFPDGLANSSGQVGKNYMRHTTGSVYGVFEKPVHFYRGTTMAGIVRDEAKHDPSRGFVGGYELETLALGIPFMAAFLDPGGWGRSFASAMDQYANMAGLWIVGEDMPQEQNAVKLHGELKDKYGMPIPDVWFTDHPNDEAMRNHAFKQGMAIYEAVGATRTFPTPPYPSTHNLGTNRMSEKAQDGVVNKFGRSHDIKNLFISDGSQFTTGAAENPTLTIVSLAIRQAEHIASEMAAGSI
- a CDS encoding gluconate 2-dehydrogenase subunit 3 family protein → MVTVYEKTKGLSRRELLKRGSIGAALVISGTAVISPQNAWGLETTALKPDSMATLIQLARDIYPHDQLADRFYAIAVKGQDQRAAKEDAHKTLIEDGIADLDKRAGAGGYRGLGWEDDRVAILRDIETTPFFQAIRGDLVVSLYNQKELWPIFGYEGESYSKGGYIERGFNDIEWL
- a CDS encoding ribbon-helix-helix domain-containing protein — translated: MCEVFAGQDPARYRAVNRSVRIGGHSTSIQIEAAFWDLIDEIAAGQSLSTSRFLSTLYDEALEINGQVSNFASLLRTSCLIYLMGKAQHPESPPQFHIIAAE
- a CDS encoding VOC family protein, whose protein sequence is MAKMIHSMVRVLDEARSVDFYGKAFGLSIAERLDFDTFTLIYLSSDESEFELELTVNKGRTEPYNLGDGYGHLAVSVSDLDSEHQRFTALGLNPGKIVDFNRDGALLARFFFATDPDGYKIEVLQRHGRYK